The DNA segment gtctctacatgaacgatctatggatcacatcgtttgtagcactttataacttcttgtaacaactacagagtgggccacatccaatagtgttaccaggatgaaatatccaatttcatccatatacttattagaccatttaggtcatATACTTTTAACATGattctgtttatgtcaccacataaagctaaagtattcacactatagccatagatatgtttattggattttcaaaatagaatgcaaaatcaacaactttattgaataaattactcaataatattttattgataaatagaatgtctaacacgaactacgagttctaAGACATTCACAACACTGACAAGCACTGTAATAACGAAATACTAACAACAAGAAAATAAGTAATTGCACACATAAGTTGGTAACCCAGTTTGGCGATAAACCACCTATATCTGGGGGGCAATATGCCTAGGAAAGATAATTCACTAACATTAAAGAGTTAAGCAATTACAacgtagtacttatctgtaatacaCCGACTACTACAATGACTCACATAGAGCCCAACTCACAAGTCATTTAGGCTCTctctagatgtgagactccctctcaattATACTTAAGTTCCCCCTAAGCATGAAAATATTAGTGTTTAACACTTCGGCTTTCGATAATGTGTGAGACTCCTCTccacttgattatcttcctTGTAATTCAGTGAACTTCTTTCACTAACGAATCTTAGGTCCTCCCTAAGATGGGGAAATCTTTCTTGTGTATGAGGTTTTAGGCTCCCCTAAGACTAAGAATCCCTTCTCTTCAACAATGTCTTAGGCTCTCCTTAAGACAACAGATTTTAAATGATTCAACCAATGAAGTTGCACAACGAAATAACATGAGTAAAGTTCAAGACACCATGTTACACAAATTGGCcaacaagaagaaaaacacTCCTCCACGATAAACAAATGCAGCAACCCTAAATGAGAGCCATTATTCTCCTTTTAAAAACGTGGCCAATTAAGAAAAGAATTTccagaaaaatattttctttttgtcaGAATAAGGTTGCGccataaataagaaaaatatcgaACAATATACATCTGCTGCAAAATTTCATAttcgaaaataaaaatattctgCATATAAATTCTAGAttaggaaaataaaatattctgCATGAATTAGTCATATCTGAGGTAGATGTTAAGCTTTCATTTGTGACAAGTGCAAAACCACCAGAAACTACCTTAGAAGAATATAGAAACAATCATAAAATCTCCAACAATaacaaaaagaacaaaaataagaaaattttttataggaaaaaaatatttataagcttaattaaaaaaaaaatcaattaaccaaATGAGATATCTTAGTCTTCAAAAGGAAGACCTTACTAGTTGGCAATAATCAACTGGTTCATATAccatattataatttattttgtaattgttgtagcttttaaaataattggtGATAACTATCTTTCAAAATAATCAACTATAACATATGACATTAAATTAGTGTATGTGGTAAATAGATGTGACTTTACGCTCATAAATAGTCATTATAATAATATTGTTACTTTGAATACCTATTGTAGCTAGCTAAGACTCTAAAGCCCATTTGTTTCTTAATTAGTAACAACAAAAGTGAGATATGAGAAACTTTGAACATTCAACCTCGAGGAACTACGTAGCTATTGTCGTTGAGTTATACTCCAAAGCCTTAAAGCAATAAATTActacaaattttaatatttttggtAGATCCTTAGTATTTATgcatatttaattttcaaagtaCCATTTCTTCACTTTATTATGCTATATTTACGTACATCTATCAAACTCTACATTATTTCAAGGCCAATTTGGGTCATTGGCCAACCTTACTCCAACTCACTCTAAACTCTAATCGTTAACACGTTGTTCATCGTTCCATTAACAACCTTCTTTTCGAAGGCTCAATCCCGACCACTGAAAACAGTTGCAAATCGAGGCCTCGGAGAGTTATCGTTATCGAGATTCAAGTCGTCGATGCCATCGGAATCCCGAAACCAACAAAGTTGAGAGAAGGAAGCTGCATTTTCAGGGATGTCCTTCATGACCCACTCATGGCCTTGAGGGAAGTAAATTCCAGTACGAGGATGGGGCACCCAAGTGGATGAGTTATAGGACAATGACTCTGTTTCTGTCTCATCTTCTTTTTGATTTGGGGCTTGTTGGCCTCTGGACTCAATTACAAAGCTGCTGAATTGTCGCCTCAATTGTCTCATTTTCCTACCATACAACTAATGAGTGGATTCAAATGGCACATAAAGGGTATTTTCTTTTACtcaaaagattatttttttccCACTAGAGTCTATTAACGATAGATAGTTGATTTCGTAAAATAATATGAACATAGTTTTCTTGGTTAAGACATTATATCTTAAGATAAAAGGTCagaaagttttaaattttgttccATACGTTATTAagctaaaaaaagaaaaagagaaataatATGGAGCATTTACCGATATATACTTAACAAAGGTTTATATTTACCTAAACACAGGTGGATGCTTAAGGTTTCTTTGATTCACAGGAATAAGGATGGGAAtgagaaattattttttatcacCGTATTTGGTACAATTTTTTATACTAAGTAGTACCAGAAAATCTTCTCCATTTCATATACCATTCCATGAAAGTTTTCATAACCTTACAAATCGGTGTGTtttctctaaatccaataactttttttctctctcttacttTTGGTCTtgtcattttatttgtttttcttatttctttaatttatttaaatatatttaaattaaatttatgatcgacatactaaaaatatttataaataatagcagAATATCATAGTCCATCTGTGTCTACCATGACATAGATAGACACATATTAGACTATCGCagtctatcacaaatagactgtgacattttactattgtttataaatattttggttcatttttctatatttaaaaacaactcttagttttattgataataatgct comes from the Benincasa hispida cultivar B227 chromosome 5, ASM972705v1, whole genome shotgun sequence genome and includes:
- the LOC120077680 gene encoding uncharacterized protein LOC120077680, with protein sequence MARTCMAVQANALFLRKMRQLRRQFSSFVIESRGQQAPNQKEDETETESLSYNSSTWVPHPRTGIYFPQGHEWVMKDIPENAASFSQLCWFRDSDGIDDLNLDNDNSPRPRFATVFSGRD